Genomic DNA from Magnolia sinica isolate HGM2019 chromosome 4, MsV1, whole genome shotgun sequence:
aaaaagtagtggataggcaagttcaggtcgctatgggaggctcgtcacctgagcgtatgcctagtttatactcgaggtcactataggaaggctcatcaccttagcgtaggccgccaactcgaatacaatgtcccataccaccatatttggctcatgagtttgggttgctcactggtcactatggggaggctcatcaccccagcataagacaacagctcgaccacggtatcccataccaccatgccctgctcatgagACTTAGTGGATTGTGGTAGCAAGGTTAAGTGggtttttcattggtaagtggtaccttagattcaagcaataacgtccatacatggtgaacacacattaggccaatcggtttacttgacaagttcaattggtacgagcgcacgctaaattaatcgatatggagtgCATAcgtactccacgtggcctaaccactatcgatgcTCACCGTACAACtgggattcatcgaacatgtctaaTGTGGTGAATCTAGTTCGACCACTCGATCAGGAGCTATTACCGATTGCATGGACTAGGTggtagtcccacacacattcataTGCAATAGGAAATCTCATACGTTATCCATAACCGCATTTCACAAGCAATTCTAACATAAATTCATTTGAGCATCTTGTCAAGCACCTTAGATAAGTTGAActgcatatgcatttcatccataaatcatatagtgacaatttaaaatacatgaaggaaactaaGCATATGACTAAGGAGACTAAGAATCCTATCATAATACACTTACTAAGTGCAATCCATCAGTGagatctcattcagacatttttacaaacgcTTAAACTACAAAACACCACATACATGAACCAatctagttatagcatatattatgataaatcctttcataaaggggtTGTCATACGTACGTCAAACATGAATTCTAGCTTAATAGTCATggaaagcataaatcataatttcactttcattcaaacatttctaaaaacacatgaaatgcattatatattcacatagttcacacacctgcatagtttatcgaatacattgtaactaagatcatatggcagtaatcaagtcagacataaatcattgctcacattgaaagccttgacaaccataacctaaacgtttatagctCACACATTTCTTCGGTACACCCGTTACGAACTCGATTCGTACCCTACgcctttatctacggcacaacggctacctaaacattgaaataggttagttatttcaccgatcctctatttggattcctaaaatgagattagggttaggatttcttacccaaatcaaagttaGAATCAACGGTGcagcgatggtggggtggtgatttaATACGAGgagcggtgggaatgaatccctgTAACAATCTCCTgggctctctctcttctcctcactcctttctcctcttttctctcttctctcccctagggttaggaaaattcgtatagaatgagagaggggtgggttaaggtccttatataagcctagaagtgatgtaaatggcctcaAGGccttggtatacttagggtatagccaaagggtggctgtatcaggctaacggagctcatctggaggtccattgttcACCCACGGTCTGGGGAAAAtgccctgacaatggatctatgccaggttaagatttcagtccgaTTAGCTCAATGGAttgatcgtggaggacccgtttcagttcaacggtcatcgtcactcaatcGGGGACACAAGTCACTAAGGGGTGCAAGAAAATTCCCccgatccaagggtgtagttggatcGGTCCAAATTACTTaagttgagttcattttctaaagatattcgcatttctcacacacttcgctccaggctgaagttgtgcatttctggatactattcgggctcgattctcgcgatgcttgtcaagcctagtaaggtggtcataaccctatagtttcgtagTCATCGAAATTTTGACGCACGGTCCAAGTCCAATATGGAGTTTTcaatgcgctcccgagagcaatggGTTTAGAGATTGTTGCTAGGTTTTTTATGTAAttttgagttagtgattttattACTTTTGGGTcgtgcagttcgtatagaaagtggttcgaggtAATTCCACTGGTGATTGAGTtttgtacttaattaattttcatctaattacTAAAGGATTCACTCATTAAAGATTTCTACCttaggtggtactcaggtctttataccaattttttcgagatgttacaatctaccccccttaaagaaaaatttcatcctcaaaattagtaccttttcatactccatgagaatctgagggtagttcttacggacctcgacttctgtttcccaagtaacctcttcctcagtatgatgCATCCATAATACCTTCACAAGCAGGATAACTTTACTCATAGCACTAGTTCTTTCCTGTTTATGATACACGTcagtcgtagtacataagtagcatcttcattcaaatgtacctgctcccatttgataatgtgggacggattaggaacgtatttctttagcattgatacgtgaaatacgttgtgcacgtcAGCGAGTGGTGTGggaaaagcaaggcggtatgctaccacacccactcggtctagtatttAGAATGGGCTAACGAATCTCAGCGCgagtttccccttcttaccaaactgaaggactcccttcattggggaaaccttcaggaatacatggtccccaacctcaaattccaACTGTCGCCGTtttgtatcggcgtagctcttctgtctgatCTATGCTATACgaagtcgacgcttgataatgtcgatcttctctgaggtctcctgcactaactctgggccaatcaaactcttctctcCAACCTTTttctagcaatgcggtgctcaacatgggcgcccatacaaggcctcgtagggagctatgccaatgctcatttggaagctattgttgtaaGCGAACTCAGTATAGGGAAGAcggtcatcccaactatctttgaaatcaagcacacatgcccgtAACATGTCTTCTAACAGCTGATTTACCTGTTCCATctacccgtcagtctgtgggtggaacgcagtactaaacttcaatttcacacccattgcttcttagatacgagtccagaagataaatgtgaatcgcgtgtctcgatctgacacaatctccataggcactccatgcagatgtactatctccttgacactaccagaaaactgggcaaaggctacagataaaagccgtagccatagagctatggctacggattgagtccgtagcacgaccgtagtcatAGGTGCCGTAATAATAGGTcttgaacctatggctacggatttaatccgtaactATAGATTACAATAGCTAGGGATATAATCCGTATCAATTATATCTGCAGCGAAAACCacaaatagctacagatattatttgtagctaaaagtccatagcaatatgccaaatttaataatggctacagcTGTCAAATTACTGGCTATgatcaatatccgtagctatttcatacattaaaaaaaatataatcatttgttcattcaattaccaccggcataatcattcattcattcaattacaatcaattacaatccttcattcaatcaattacaatccttcattcaatcaattataattacaatcaatcacaatccttcattcaatcaattccAATTACAATTactataatgctgaaaatacaaatctttggcttcattagagaaatttgctcgacttcaccctgaaatttcaatgataaagaattgaaagagaagatatattttgacggtATGATATTCTTTTCACAAGTAAATAAGCCTTTTTCAGCCATCAGCCCATTACCCACCTGAAGAATAAAAAACtgattgttgtccaagtccactccttttcctttcaatttcttagtgacctctgtaaaattacttccacggtcatttatgtagtactttgaagagttgtctcgaaatgcaactcttgtaatgacaaagtcacttcctgcaacagcttcatatattccatcatcctacaaatagccATGGCATTCATAAATCTGAATGACCATTGGGGAAAGAAAgataaagtgaaagaagtgcatcatgtataaccattttcattttctttttttctcttaatgaattaataaaaactcaaagaggaatgaaattgatacaaaaggaatggtctcaccatatggtttgtagggccaaaataaacATCTGGATGATTTTTGCAAGTAGGACCATCGGTAGccacaagtacccacttcccaaGTGGAACAGATACTGACCACGAGTATCTATGACCTGAAAAATATTCATGCAGAGCTGACCATCATGGAAAGAAAATCTCCATTTTCTTGTCAATTACAAGTAGGATATGCCAGTGATTAGTGGCAATGCCTTGAGTTCTAGACAGTTTCTAGGGGATACAGTGCATCATGTTGTATAGAGAAAAGATCACCATTAGAAAATAATCTAATGATGTTCAGAAGCTGGTTCACCAGTTGCTAGAAATGTGCACCTTCTTGGTAGAGCCCACCTGAGGAAGGGAAAGAGGTTTGTTAAGCTCACTTGCATGTATAAGTGAGCTAATGCACACACTACCACATGCCGTCATGAcagacaggtgcaatatccaagccatcctcCAGAAGGGTAAAATGTAGAttccatatcccaaaaatcaggtcagtccTCTAGTCAGGCCACAATCAACTGAACGAATCTATAGCTATGAAAGACTTGTCTGAAGTTTTCTAACACatccacttatttctaatatcatggcacaaCTACTGAGCAGACCACCTTTATCTTTCACCAATAACATCTATGCatccacatgatgagtggggctTGGATATTTTACCTATGTGCCAAGCTGGCATATATGGAGGTgcatgcattagctgacttgcacATGCATGTCAGCTTAGAAAAGCTCTGACTAAGAATGCCCAGAACATCGTTAGAAGATCCAACTAGGATCAACTCGTTCGGCCTGAGTCGAGTCATGACTCACCCTAGTTGGAGCTAAATTGCTCAACTTGCCCGAGTCAGGGTTCACCTGGAGGGTTGAGTCGTGGGGTGCTGAACTGGATTGGGTCCCACCCAATACAAGTTGCCTCGTCCGAGTCACACCCGGTTCAGATGAATCTTAAAACCATAGTCTGGAACAACTCACCATTGCCATCACGCATTCACTGTATATTTCTCAATACTCAAAGAGGAAACAAAAAGTGCCTACAAGCATATAGCTGGTTGTTTGGACAAAATAAGGCATGTATGTTAATGTCAAATTCATCGAAAGAGTAATCAAATGCAACTACATTAACGATGAGACAAATCTTCACTGTAAGAAGAAAGAGATGGttgttcttaaaaaaaaaaggtgttgtgTATGGTAGACCATAAATAACACTGACTATATAAGGTAGTTACCACTTATTCCTACATTGGGTTCTAATGCAACAATGTTGTTGAAATCAGTTGAATAAGAGAGAAACCATCATTAAGTTACTCGTAATCCAACATTATGAATGAATGATGTGATCTTATGTTGGATACTCACTCCATAATTGATGAATGTTTCTACAACGCAGAAAATGAAAAGGAAACAAATCCCAAATGAAGGCTCCTCAGTTACGTTCATCAAGTCagcaaaacaaagaaaaacttGCATTCCGATTTGTCACAATGAGGGAGGGAGGCATAGTCCATAACCTACAGATGCCATAACCACAACAGAACATCAACTCTATATTCATGTAATAGAACAGAAATGCAGATGATCTTTAGAAGAATGCATGTTGAAACTGGCAACATGGTTTTGTTAACTAGAAAATATTGAGTGATGCTGGTAGAGTATTGGCTTTGAtgtcatgcagggcccaccaccatgcatgcatacaaGAGGCATAGACCATGACTCACACACCCCACCCCACACtctcacgcactcacaccacaaggtatgctcgaacccatgacctcatgttgaaactctagaGAATCTAATCTGCTAGGACTCGGCAAGGCCTCACaatctatggtgaggtccacctgatagtttgattgacctgatttttcgGCCATCTTTTTCATGGT
This window encodes:
- the LOC131244149 gene encoding structural maintenance of chromosomes protein 4-like produces the protein MRDGNGHRYSWSVSVPLGKWVLVATDGPTCKNHPDVYFGPTNHMDDGIYEAVAGSDFVITRVAFRDNSSKYYINDRGSNFTEVTKKLKGKGVDLDNNQFFILQGEVEQISLMKPKICIFSIIVIVIGID